The SAR202 cluster bacterium genome has a window encoding:
- a CDS encoding alpha/beta hydrolase yields the protein MNRPLKITLIAAASLAALLSCGLLAGAWYVSGILKHDGLIVRDGPPVYDLAVVAVDTDSIRLRTSELTGDAIRWKTAGESGFRERMTTAGFGTILELTDSEVEREFEQVHGTFEPGDRVRIDRFTYDNDPLTALGLGYQDVEYASPFGSFPVWYFPGSRDTWVVFVHGRTANREEAYRMLPTVLDMGFPALVISYRNDPDGIATEKRLYEFGQTEWEELEGAVKYATDNGAEDVVLVGFSMGGAIVTNFMYQSDRTKDVRALVMDSPMLNFNATVDKGAEDRGLPGPFAWLAKYVAQVRFGVHWGKLDYLRDVDRLEAPILLFHGDADETVPKSTSDALAAARPDIVTYIETPGATHVGSWNVDRARYEAAVREFLSKP from the coding sequence TTGAACCGCCCGCTGAAGATCACTCTCATTGCCGCCGCCTCGCTGGCCGCGCTGCTGAGCTGTGGCCTCCTCGCGGGGGCGTGGTACGTATCGGGCATCCTCAAGCACGACGGGCTGATCGTGAGGGATGGTCCGCCAGTGTACGACCTCGCGGTGGTAGCCGTGGACACTGACTCTATACGCCTTCGCACGTCCGAGCTGACAGGCGACGCCATCCGGTGGAAGACTGCGGGCGAATCGGGCTTCAGGGAGAGAATGACTACGGCAGGGTTCGGGACGATTCTTGAGCTCACCGACTCCGAAGTTGAACGAGAATTCGAGCAGGTGCACGGAACGTTCGAGCCCGGAGACCGGGTCCGCATCGATAGGTTCACATACGACAACGATCCCCTGACGGCGCTTGGACTGGGGTACCAGGACGTCGAGTACGCGTCACCATTTGGCAGCTTCCCCGTGTGGTACTTCCCCGGGAGCCGCGACACGTGGGTCGTATTCGTCCACGGCAGAACGGCCAACCGCGAGGAGGCCTACCGCATGCTCCCGACTGTGCTGGACATGGGCTTCCCGGCTCTGGTCATATCGTACCGCAACGACCCCGACGGCATCGCCACCGAGAAGCGCCTCTACGAGTTCGGCCAGACGGAGTGGGAGGAGCTCGAAGGCGCAGTGAAGTACGCCACAGACAATGGCGCTGAGGATGTGGTGCTCGTCGGCTTCAGCATGGGCGGAGCAATAGTGACGAACTTCATGTACCAGTCCGACCGCACGAAGGACGTCCGCGCTCTGGTCATGGACTCGCCGATGCTCAACTTCAACGCGACTGTGGACAAGGGAGCGGAGGACCGCGGGCTGCCGGGGCCGTTCGCCTGGCTCGCAAAGTACGTGGCGCAGGTGCGGTTCGGCGTGCATTGGGGAAAGCTGGACTACCTGAGGGACGTGGACAGGCTGGAGGCGCCGATCCTCCTCTTCCATGGCGACGCGGATGAGACGGTGCCAAAGTCCACGAGCGACGCGCTGGCGGCGGCACGGCCGGACATCGTGACATACATCGAAACGCCCGGCGCGACGCACGTGGGGTCGTGGAACGTGGACAGAGCGCGGTACGAGGCGGCGGTGCGGGAATTCCTCAGCAAACCGTAG
- a CDS encoding proline--tRNA ligase produces the protein MRLSKLFGKTLREEPAEAELTSHKLMLRAGGIYQVASGVYSYLQLAWRSLRKIEEIIRQEMDAEGGQELRMPTLQPREIWDQTGRTAAFGPDLFQVTDRKERPLVIAPTHEEVLTMMVRANVRSYRDLPLTLYQIQTKFRDAPRPRGGLIRVREFDMKDAYSFHADWADLDTTYQAMVKAYNNIFRRCGLNFIMVEADRGAIGGKDSNEFMALSDAGEDTLIVCGRCSYAANAEKASFVKPPPDFIERPRKLEDVHTPGLKTIDELAEFLEIETMKTLKAVFYMADGKFTFVVIRGDLDINEVKLKNTLKVRDLRIALPEEVKANGIVAGSASPVGVAGVRVIADDPIKLGANWVVGANRPDYHIRNANLDRDFTVDLIADIAQAREGDECVRCGGPLATKRGIEVGHVFKLGTRYSDALNAVFADQSAAGEQHPIIMGCYGIGVGRLLAVAIEQNNDEKGIVFPREVAPWQVHLAALNVDKPEVAEAADALYRELTAAGVEVLYDDRVESAGVKFNDADLIGLPVRLVVSPRNLKQGVVEVKARKDGQGEAVAKEQVVVGVKGMF, from the coding sequence ATGCGCCTGTCAAAACTCTTCGGCAAGACTCTGCGGGAGGAGCCGGCGGAGGCAGAATTAACCAGCCACAAGCTCATGCTGCGGGCGGGCGGCATCTACCAGGTCGCCTCCGGCGTCTACAGCTACCTGCAGCTGGCGTGGCGCTCCCTCCGCAAGATCGAGGAGATCATCCGGCAGGAGATGGACGCCGAGGGCGGGCAGGAGCTGCGCATGCCCACGCTTCAGCCCCGCGAGATATGGGACCAGACCGGCAGGACGGCAGCGTTCGGCCCGGACCTTTTCCAGGTCACGGACCGCAAGGAGCGCCCCCTCGTCATTGCGCCCACCCACGAGGAGGTGCTGACGATGATGGTGCGGGCGAACGTCCGCAGCTACCGCGACCTCCCTCTCACGCTCTACCAGATACAGACGAAGTTCCGCGACGCGCCGCGCCCGCGAGGCGGCCTCATCCGCGTCCGCGAGTTCGACATGAAGGACGCTTACAGCTTCCATGCGGACTGGGCGGACCTGGATACGACCTACCAGGCGATGGTGAAGGCGTACAACAACATCTTCAGGCGGTGCGGCCTCAACTTTATTATGGTAGAGGCGGACAGAGGCGCGATCGGCGGCAAGGACTCGAATGAGTTCATGGCGCTCTCGGACGCTGGCGAGGACACACTGATCGTCTGCGGGCGGTGCTCTTACGCCGCCAACGCCGAGAAGGCCTCGTTCGTGAAGCCGCCGCCGGACTTCATTGAGCGCCCGCGCAAGCTGGAGGACGTGCACACGCCGGGGCTGAAGACGATAGACGAGCTCGCGGAGTTCCTGGAGATAGAGACGATGAAGACGCTCAAGGCCGTCTTCTACATGGCGGACGGAAAGTTCACGTTCGTGGTCATACGCGGCGACCTGGACATTAACGAGGTCAAGCTCAAGAACACCCTCAAGGTGAGGGACCTGCGCATCGCGTTGCCGGAAGAGGTGAAGGCCAACGGCATCGTCGCCGGTTCGGCGTCGCCGGTCGGCGTGGCAGGCGTTCGGGTCATCGCGGACGACCCGATTAAGCTCGGCGCCAACTGGGTCGTTGGCGCGAACAGGCCGGACTACCACATCAGGAACGCGAACCTCGATCGCGATTTCACGGTAGACCTGATCGCAGACATCGCCCAGGCGCGCGAGGGCGACGAGTGCGTTAGGTGCGGCGGCCCGCTTGCGACGAAGCGCGGAATAGAGGTCGGCCACGTCTTCAAGCTCGGCACGCGCTACTCAGACGCGCTCAACGCGGTCTTCGCCGACCAGTCCGCCGCCGGGGAGCAGCACCCCATAATCATGGGTTGCTACGGCATCGGAGTCGGCCGCCTGCTGGCGGTGGCGATAGAGCAGAACAATGACGAGAAGGGGATTGTCTTTCCCCGCGAGGTCGCGCCGTGGCAGGTCCACCTGGCGGCGCTCAACGTCGACAAGCCGGAAGTGGCCGAGGCGGCGGACGCGCTTTACAGGGAGCTAACGGCCGCAGGCGTCGAGGTGCTGTATGACGACCGCGTGGAGTCCGCCGGCGTGAAGTTCAATGACGCGGACCTTATCGGCCTGCCGGTACGTCTGGTGGTCAGCCCGCGCAACCTCAAGCAGGGCGTCGTTGAGGTCAAAGCGCGCAAGGACGGCCAAGGTGAGGCGGTGGCAAAGGAGCAGGTGGTGGTGGGGGTGAAGGGGATGTTTTAG
- the ispG gene encoding flavodoxin-dependent (E)-4-hydroxy-3-methylbut-2-enyl-diphosphate synthase, whose product MRKRRISKQIQVGSVKVGGGAPITVQSMTKTDTRDVAATVAQIKGAEEVGCEIIRCAVPDMEAAKALADIKKQVKIPVVADIHFHYQLALEALRSGVDCLRLNPGNIRDPEKVKEVVREAKSRQVPIRIGVNFGSLPPVGSIGKARGQSRHTDGVNKLKKAGDAVEGEYNVVDHMVETGLWEIGLLEALDFDLIKISLKAFDIDTTVEAYKRMADLVPYPLHLGITESGTAKSGSIRSAIGLGTLLYAGIGDTIRVSLSDDPKEEVYTGFEILKSLELRKQGAVLVACPSCGRADVDIRRLANTVGDLLKTTKTSIKVAVMGCEVNGPGEAKDADVGIAAGAGRAIIFRKGQKARIVEETDMLTALMEEVKKAEGELATAAK is encoded by the coding sequence GTGCGAAAGCGGCGAATCAGCAAGCAGATACAGGTGGGCAGCGTAAAGGTCGGCGGCGGCGCGCCCATCACCGTCCAGTCGATGACCAAGACCGACACGCGCGACGTGGCCGCGACGGTCGCCCAGATAAAGGGCGCGGAGGAGGTCGGCTGCGAGATCATCCGCTGCGCCGTGCCGGACATGGAGGCCGCGAAGGCGCTGGCGGATATCAAGAAGCAGGTCAAAATCCCTGTCGTGGCGGATATCCACTTCCACTACCAGCTCGCCCTCGAGGCGCTCCGGAGCGGCGTGGACTGCCTCCGCCTCAATCCCGGGAATATCCGCGACCCGGAAAAGGTCAAAGAGGTCGTCCGCGAGGCAAAGTCCCGCCAGGTGCCTATCCGCATCGGCGTCAACTTCGGCAGCCTGCCTCCGGTGGGCAGCATTGGCAAGGCGCGCGGCCAGTCCCGCCACACCGACGGAGTGAACAAGCTCAAGAAAGCCGGCGACGCCGTCGAGGGCGAGTACAACGTCGTCGACCACATGGTCGAGACGGGCCTTTGGGAGATCGGCCTGCTTGAGGCGCTCGACTTCGACCTGATCAAGATATCGCTCAAGGCGTTCGATATCGATACCACCGTCGAGGCCTACAAACGCATGGCCGACCTGGTGCCGTACCCGCTGCACCTCGGCATCACGGAGTCCGGCACGGCAAAGTCCGGCAGCATCCGCAGCGCCATCGGCCTGGGCACGCTCCTGTACGCAGGCATCGGCGACACCATTCGCGTCTCCCTGAGCGACGACCCCAAGGAAGAGGTCTATACCGGCTTCGAAATACTGAAGTCGCTGGAGCTCCGCAAGCAGGGCGCCGTGCTCGTCGCCTGCCCGAGCTGCGGCCGCGCCGACGTGGACATCCGCAGGCTCGCCAACACCGTCGGCGACCTTCTCAAGACCACGAAGACGTCAATCAAGGTGGCCGTGATGGGCTGCGAGGTTAACGGCCCGGGCGAGGCGAAGGACGCGGACGTGGGCATCGCCGCAGGGGCAGGCCGCGCCATCATCTTCCGCAAGGGCCAGAAGGCCCGCATCGTGGAAGAGACGGACATGCTGACGGCGCTCATGGAAGAGGTCAAAAAGGCGGAAGGGGAGCTGGCGACGGCCGCGAAGTAG
- a CDS encoding PDZ domain-containing protein, giving the protein MLFGLPSWLLIFPVLGFLVFIHELGHFVTAKLFGIKVLEFGFGFPLRMVGFTYRGTIYSLNWLPFGGFVKMAGEEDPTDPQSFARQHPAKRSVVLVAGSFMNFLFPIVVFTTLFTLPHDVPVGTVVITGVEPNSPAHQAGLRSQDVVLEANGAPVKTHIDLAQVINSNLGKQVQLTVRRTVIVSGLPFSPDTAPVENVTVVPRLNPPTRTVVETVTDPATQIPLVEAQRLNPNVKLGNKWKEGAVGVRIGTANVHMVKESFPIWESVPMAFGQVWEVIVLTKNGFTQWFAGGPDPGLAGPVGIAQVTGEVAEVGGLMPILELMALLSISLCIINVLPIPALDGGRLLFVVIEWVRRGKRISPEREGLVHMVGFIVLIGLIVVISYRDIIKIINGESFLR; this is encoded by the coding sequence TTGCTTTTTGGCCTGCCGTCGTGGCTCCTTATATTTCCTGTCCTTGGCTTCCTGGTCTTTATACATGAGCTGGGCCACTTCGTCACAGCCAAGCTCTTCGGCATCAAGGTCCTGGAGTTCGGATTCGGCTTCCCGCTGCGGATGGTAGGTTTCACCTACCGCGGGACGATCTACTCCCTGAACTGGCTGCCCTTCGGCGGCTTCGTCAAGATGGCCGGGGAAGAAGACCCAACCGACCCCCAGAGCTTTGCGCGCCAGCACCCGGCGAAACGCTCCGTGGTGCTAGTCGCCGGCTCATTTATGAACTTTCTGTTTCCCATCGTCGTCTTCACGACCCTGTTTACTCTCCCGCACGATGTCCCCGTCGGCACAGTGGTAATCACCGGCGTCGAACCCAACTCTCCTGCCCATCAGGCGGGCCTGCGGTCCCAGGACGTAGTCCTGGAGGCCAACGGCGCGCCTGTGAAGACGCATATAGACCTTGCCCAGGTCATCAACTCGAACCTCGGCAAGCAAGTCCAGCTCACCGTGCGCCGGACCGTCATCGTCTCCGGCCTGCCGTTCTCGCCGGACACCGCGCCGGTAGAGAATGTAACTGTTGTTCCGAGGCTCAACCCGCCGACCAGGACTGTTGTTGAGACCGTGACCGACCCGGCCACGCAAATACCGCTGGTTGAAGCCCAGCGGCTCAACCCGAACGTCAAGCTCGGCAACAAGTGGAAGGAAGGCGCCGTAGGAGTCAGGATCGGCACGGCGAATGTGCACATGGTGAAGGAGAGCTTCCCAATATGGGAATCGGTCCCGATGGCGTTCGGCCAGGTGTGGGAAGTAATTGTCCTCACCAAGAACGGCTTCACGCAGTGGTTCGCAGGCGGCCCTGACCCCGGCCTTGCCGGGCCGGTCGGCATCGCCCAGGTGACCGGTGAAGTCGCAGAAGTGGGCGGCCTCATGCCAATCCTGGAGCTCATGGCGCTTCTAAGCATCAGCCTGTGCATCATCAACGTGCTGCCGATTCCGGCGCTGGACGGCGGCCGCCTGCTGTTTGTTGTGATAGAGTGGGTGCGGCGCGGCAAGCGCATCTCGCCCGAGCGCGAGGGCCTCGTGCACATGGTCGGCTTTATCGTCCTCATTGGTCTCATCGTGGTGATAAGCTACAGGGACATAATCAAGATTATCAACGGCGAAAGTTTCCTGAGGTAA
- a CDS encoding 1-deoxy-D-xylulose-5-phosphate reductoisomerase: MGTIAKGLAVLGSTGSIGTQTLDIVRTFPDRFRVVGLAARRSLNTLESQVREFRPRLVSCEGSRDEKAPLFLNGSRESTLDEMVRDPEVDTVVTATVGDVSLAPTIAAINAGKHIALANKESIILAGGMLTELARRRNVQILPLDSEPNAIWQCLRGEDMSISRLIITASGGAFRNLDPAQLAAVTPEQALKHPTWTMGKKITIDSATLMNKAFEVIEAHYLFGVPWEQIEVVIHPQSLIHSMVEFVDGSVKAQISPPDMRLPIQYALLYPDRVYNKNITRFNPVVSAALTFQEMRPKRYPCFELAIEVAKRGGTWPAALCGADDAAVDMFLARKIGFLDIHSVIREALWDFESCDDPSIEDVLLAASIGRERVRKVVEEA; encoded by the coding sequence ATGGGCACCATAGCTAAGGGACTGGCCGTACTCGGCTCCACGGGCTCCATCGGCACCCAGACTCTCGATATCGTCAGGACATTCCCGGACAGGTTCCGAGTGGTCGGCCTGGCGGCGCGGAGGAGCCTCAACACACTGGAGTCCCAGGTACGGGAGTTCCGGCCCAGGCTCGTCAGCTGCGAAGGCTCGCGGGACGAGAAAGCCCCCCTCTTTCTCAACGGCTCGCGGGAGTCCACCCTCGATGAAATGGTCCGCGACCCGGAAGTGGACACGGTTGTCACCGCCACCGTAGGCGACGTGTCTCTTGCACCAACCATCGCCGCCATCAACGCCGGCAAGCACATCGCCCTTGCGAACAAGGAGTCGATAATTCTCGCTGGCGGCATGCTGACCGAGCTCGCCCGCAGGCGAAACGTACAGATCCTGCCGCTGGACAGCGAGCCTAACGCCATTTGGCAGTGCCTGCGCGGCGAGGATATGAGCATATCCAGGTTGATCATTACGGCGTCCGGCGGCGCGTTCCGAAACCTGGACCCCGCGCAGCTCGCCGCCGTTACCCCCGAGCAGGCGCTCAAGCACCCCACGTGGACGATGGGCAAAAAGATCACCATCGACTCCGCGACGCTGATGAACAAGGCGTTTGAGGTAATAGAGGCGCACTACCTTTTCGGAGTGCCGTGGGAGCAGATTGAAGTCGTCATTCACCCACAGAGCCTCATCCACTCCATGGTGGAATTCGTGGACGGCTCCGTGAAGGCACAGATCAGCCCGCCTGACATGCGGCTGCCCATCCAGTACGCCCTCCTCTACCCGGACAGGGTGTACAACAAGAACATCACCAGGTTTAACCCTGTCGTTTCGGCGGCGCTGACGTTCCAGGAAATGAGGCCGAAGCGCTACCCGTGCTTCGAGCTTGCCATCGAGGTGGCGAAGCGGGGCGGCACCTGGCCGGCGGCGCTCTGCGGCGCGGACGATGCGGCTGTGGACATGTTCCTCGCCCGGAAAATAGGCTTTCTTGACATTCACAGTGTCATCCGGGAGGCGCTGTGGGACTTCGAGTCGTGTGATGACCCGTCGATAGAGGACGTGCTCCTGGCGGCCTCCATTGGGCGGGAACGGGTGCGCAAGGTAGTGGAGGAGGCATAA
- a CDS encoding phosphatidate cytidylyltransferase: MTPATPAPSAPLPAPAKKGTLKPRLLTSAVGIPVLAVAVLAGGAWFAFLVALAACLGAFEAARMARNIGWRASDFISGLWAVALVWTAYLYASDYQGTVYGALLAALGATAAISLLRLMKGVNIGLRGVGATVGAVLYVGGTLAHAPLLRGLDQGMEWVFFLIAVTFATDTAAFFVGRAIGRHKMAPKISPGKTWEGTFGGFAGAVLAAVAAMYALDLQVPALSAVALGAVMGVWGQLGDLAESRLKRITGVKDSGRIMPGHGGVLDRLDSIVFNLVVVYYFVIWAP; this comes from the coding sequence ATGACTCCAGCCACTCCGGCCCCATCCGCTCCTCTCCCCGCGCCCGCAAAGAAGGGCACCCTGAAGCCCCGTCTTCTGACCTCTGCCGTGGGCATTCCAGTGCTTGCTGTGGCCGTCCTGGCCGGTGGGGCATGGTTCGCGTTCCTGGTAGCCCTTGCGGCCTGCCTGGGGGCGTTTGAAGCGGCCCGTATGGCGCGAAACATCGGATGGCGCGCATCCGACTTCATTTCCGGCCTATGGGCGGTCGCGCTCGTATGGACCGCTTACCTGTACGCCTCTGACTACCAGGGAACGGTGTACGGGGCATTGCTCGCAGCCCTTGGCGCAACAGCGGCCATATCCCTCCTCAGGCTGATGAAAGGCGTGAACATCGGCCTCCGGGGCGTCGGGGCTACGGTTGGTGCTGTGCTGTACGTCGGCGGTACACTCGCCCACGCGCCGCTGCTCCGGGGCCTCGACCAGGGGATGGAATGGGTCTTCTTCCTCATCGCCGTTACGTTCGCAACTGACACGGCGGCGTTCTTTGTCGGGCGCGCCATCGGCCGCCACAAAATGGCGCCGAAAATAAGCCCGGGCAAGACGTGGGAAGGAACATTTGGCGGATTCGCCGGCGCGGTCCTCGCGGCCGTTGCGGCCATGTACGCGCTCGATTTGCAAGTACCTGCCTTGTCGGCCGTCGCGCTCGGCGCTGTGATGGGCGTGTGGGGCCAGCTCGGGGACCTGGCGGAGTCAAGGCTAAAGCGCATTACGGGCGTGAAGGACTCTGGCCGGATTATGCCCGGCCACGGGGGAGTCCTGGACAGGTTGGATTCAATTGTCTTCAATTTGGTCGTGGTGTATTATTTTGTCATATGGGCACCATAG
- the uppS gene encoding di-trans,poly-cis-decaprenylcistransferase, producing MPAHVGIIMDGNGRWANARGLARTDGHRAGTDNIRRVLRHFARYGVKYVSLFIFSTENWNRPQDEVNALMHLLRDTIKKELEPLHAEGVRIRHVGRSYDLPPDLREAIDDAAALTKNNTSLTLGVAFNYGGRAEILDAIRRVVQDGIRPELITEELFGSYLYTGGFPDPDLIIRTAGEMRLSNFLIWQAAYAEYYTTQAFWPDFDEEEVTRSLVAFSRRTRRFGKVMTPPDSDR from the coding sequence GTGCCCGCCCACGTCGGCATTATCATGGACGGTAACGGTCGCTGGGCCAATGCACGCGGCCTCGCTCGCACAGATGGACACCGCGCCGGGACGGACAACATCCGCCGCGTCCTCCGCCACTTCGCCCGCTACGGCGTGAAATACGTCAGCCTGTTTATCTTCTCCACGGAGAACTGGAACCGCCCGCAGGACGAAGTGAACGCCCTCATGCACCTTCTCAGGGACACCATCAAGAAGGAGCTCGAGCCGCTCCACGCGGAGGGCGTCCGCATACGGCACGTCGGCCGCAGTTACGACCTTCCTCCTGACCTCCGCGAGGCGATCGACGACGCTGCGGCCCTCACAAAGAACAATACCAGCCTCACCCTAGGCGTTGCCTTCAACTACGGCGGCAGGGCGGAGATTCTTGATGCAATTCGTCGGGTAGTCCAGGACGGTATTCGGCCGGAACTCATCACTGAGGAGCTGTTCGGCAGCTACCTGTATACGGGCGGGTTTCCAGACCCGGACCTCATAATTCGCACAGCCGGCGAGATGCGCCTCAGCAACTTCCTCATCTGGCAGGCCGCTTACGCCGAGTACTATACAACCCAGGCGTTCTGGCCGGACTTCGATGAGGAAGAGGTCACCCGGTCACTCGTGGCCTTCAGCCGCCGCACACGCCGTTTCGGCAAGGTAATGACGCCGCCCGATAGCGACAGATGA